Proteins from a single region of Hydra vulgaris chromosome 12, alternate assembly HydraT2T_AEP:
- the LOC100202386 gene encoding leucine-rich repeat-containing protein 51 isoform X2 — protein sequence MAQKSLKNSQMTRLQNFEEPLDYTFMCLTTIGDCLEEESRNHNFKKIKPSAGSKGHEIIKKRTNAIRLSNNVLIDWKDFLNTVSKLVESLHHIEWIDLSFNDISNIDKCVLEFRNLKILYLHGNNIEKISEVDKLSSLEHLRSLTLHGNPIEDCNPSYRHYVLFRLPNLKCLDFSGVTESDLANSRVYCRSKKKGKET from the exons ATGGCTCAAAAATCTCTGAAGAATAGTCAAATGACCAGACTGCAAAATTTTGAAGAACCATTAGATTATACATTTATGTGTCTCACTACAATCGGTG ATTGTTTAGAAGAAGAATCTCGGaatcacaattttaaaaagatcaaaccATCtgca gGTTCAAAAGGtcatgaaataataaaaaagagaacAAATGCTATACGTCTGAGTAATAATGTCCTTATTGActggaaagattttttaaatacagttagTAAACTAGTCGAGTCTTTGCATCATATTGAATGGATAGACCtatcttttaatgatatttctaatattgataag TGTGTACTGGAGTTccgaaacttaaaaattttgtatctgCACGGAAATAATATTGAGAAAATTTCTGAAGTAGACAAGCTTTCATCATTAGAGCATTTACGAAGCTTAACACTTCACGGGAACCCAATTGAAGATTGTAATCCCAGTTATCGACATTATGTCTTATTTCGCTTGCCGAATTTAAAATGCCTTGATTTTAGTGGTGTGACGGAATCTGATCTGGCGAATTCTAGAGTTTATTGTCGCtcaaaaaaaaagggaaaagaAACGTAG
- the LOC101235895 gene encoding uncharacterized protein LOC101235895 isoform X1, with translation MSVGLNVDYANPYTNQIFQEAVARNDFAVVKLLLKFGIHPKRNERNVHGLTALQQAVLDGHTRMAVILLEGGADIEAKTSNGWTCLHIAAAIGDLDMLITLIGHCADLIALTKNEELPIDLAATNDIKIKLAKEMSRIGYSELAQWYMRKLAAQEGMLYVLSTDTLLDMACDDNYDSNNTYPYVIRNIKYEHEEVFTDCETVPFFNNECNENKNFWQVDQEKMKYLSSSSGYVSEMMFDKNKDEFIKMGVKSCSVNNSPIHKNEEQQASFCDESEMYGNSDTLRRTASMRAHSQTIQRNPSKLELHIDYTNSAEDDEDDPEISPASQETSLLILKPEENCNNRSSNNQIRNVRFDNFDNANEFCNCPNCKKMGYAFSPDIRVTGRKLVQVQETAVNREEFSRFSYSFNNGRATGYPSSQYYPATTTNTYSNYGNHEKPRKRRNKLLSGIKSIFKESIKVQKGSAEPIVNDAGILFAVSLRDRNKSRSIRQKQSVRKSNSFSEKSSHKENYNEEFVLFSHEHVVRAPSFPCDILNSSKMPLTTESTVRCEFKRCTDYFNDNEVEESVFDLQSSLRDDRINIMMSKEQENKLSISRNGLNINKNGLGINKNVLGTNKLDSSTDEDLIL, from the coding sequence ATGTCAGTTGGACTAAATGTTGATTATGCTAACCCTTACACAAACCAAATCTTTCAAGAGGCTGTGGCCAGAAACGATTTTGCCGTAGtaaagcttttattaaaatttggaaTACATCCAAAACGAAACGAAAGAAATGTCCACGGCCTTACCGCTTTGCAACAAGCAGTTCTTGATGGTCATACTCGAATGGCAGTAATATTACTTGAGGGTGGTGCAGATATTGAAGCTAAAACATCAAATGGCTGGACATGTTTACATATAGCTGCAGCTATTGGAGACTTAGATATGCTAATAACTCTGATTGGGCATTGCGctgatttaattgctttaacaaaaaatgaagagTTACCCATTGATTTAGCTGCCacaaatgatataaaaattaaattagcaaaagaGATGTCTAGAATTGGTTATTCGGAGTTAGCGCAATGGTACATGAGAAAGTTAGCAGCTCAAGAAGGGATGTTATACGTTTTATCTACAGATACACTTCTTGATATGGCTTGCGATGACAACTACGATAGCAATAATACCTATCCCTATGTAATTCGAAATATTAAATACGAACATGAAGAAGTTTTTACTGATTGTGAAACAGTTCCTTTCTTTAATAATGAGTgtaacgaaaataaaaatttttggcaAGTTGATCaagaaaaaatgaagtatttgtCTTCGTCAAGTGGATATGTATCTGAAATGatgtttgataaaaacaaagatgaatttattaaaatgggCGTGAAATCGTGTTCTGTCAACAACTCTCCGATTCATAAAAATGAAGAGCAGCAAGCCTCTTTTTGTGATGAATCTGAAATGTATGGAAACAGCGATACTTTAAGAAGAACGGCAAGTATGAGGGCACACTCACAAACAATACAACGTAATCCAAGCAAGCTTGAATTACATATTGATTACACAAATAGTGCTGAAGACGACGAAGATGACCCAGAAATAAGTCCAGCCAGTCAAGAaacaagtttattaattttaaaaccagaagAAAACTGCAACAATCGTAGTTCGAATAATCAAATTCGAAACGTGCGATTTGATAACTTTGATAATGCCAATGAATTTTGCAATTGtccaaattgcaaaaaaatggGATACGCTTTTTCTCCAGACATTCGAGTTACGGGACGAAAATTAGTTCAAGTTCAAGAAACAGCTGTTAATAGAGAAGAGTTCTCTAGATTTAGTTATTCTTTCAATAATGGGAGAGCTACAGGTTACCCTAGTTCTCAATACTACCCGGCGACAACTACAAACACGTATAGTAACTACGGAAATCACGAAAAGCCAAGGAAACGAAGAAATAAGTTACTATCAggaattaaatcaatttttaaggAAAGCATTAAAGTTCAAAAAGGTAGCGCGGAACCAATTGTTAACGACGCAGGAATCCTTTTTGCTGTGTCGTTAAGAGATCGAAACAAATCAAGATCTATTAGACAAAAACAATCAGTGCGTAAAAGTAATTCGTTTTCAGAAAAATCATCCCATAAAGAAAACTATAACGAAGAATTTGTGTTATTTTCACACGAACATGTAGTTCGTGCTCCTAGTTTTCCGTGTGATATACTTAATTCATCTAAAATGCCATTAACAACAGAAAGCACAGTCCGATGCGAATTTAAACGGTGTACAGactattttaatgataatgaaGTTGAGGAAAGTGTGTTTGATTTGCAATCATCTTTGCGCGACGACCGTATAAACATTATGATGTCTAAAGAACAAGAGAACAAGCTTAGCATTAGTAGAAATGGactaaatatcaataaaaatggattgggtataaataaaaatgtgttgGGTACGAACAAACTTGATTCGAGTACCGATGaagatttaattctttaa
- the LOC101235895 gene encoding uncharacterized protein LOC101235895 isoform X2, with protein MLHPPCHSFAFSNTSGLIACSLNVLNFFFYLTMSVGLNVDYANPYTNQIFQEAVARNDFAVVKLLLKFGIHPKRNERNVHGLTALQQAVLDGHTRMAVILLEGGADIEAKTSNGWTCLHIAAAIGDLDMLITLIGHCADLIALTKNEELPIDLAATNDIKIKLAKEMSRIGYSELAQWYMRKLAAQEGMLYVLSTDTLLDMACDDNYDSNNTYPYVIRNIKYEHEEVFTDCETVPFFNNECNENKNFWQVDQEKMKYLSSSSGYVSEMMFDKNKDEFIKMGVKSCSVNNSPIHKNEEQQASFCDESEMYGNSDTLRRTASMRAHSQTIQRNPSKLELHIDYTNSAEDDEDDPEISPASQETSLLILKPEENCNNRSSNNQIRNVRFDNFDNANEFCNCPNCKKMGYAFSPDIRVTGRKLVQVQETAVNREEFSRFSYSFNNGRATGYPSSQYYPATTTNTYSNYGNHEKPRKRRNKLLSGIKSIFKESIKVQKGSAEPIVNDAGILFAVSLRDRNKSRSIRQKQSVRKSNSFSEKSSHKENYNEEFVLFSHEHVVRAPSFPCDILNSSKMPLTTESTVRCEFKRCTDYFNDNEVEESVFDLQSSLRDDRINIMMSKEQENKLSISRNGLNINKNGLGINKNVLGTNKLDSSTDEDLIL; from the exons atgctgcatccgcCTTGTCACTCCTTTGCTTTCTCTAATACTTCGGGTTTAATTGCTTGCAGCTTAAATgtcttaaatttctttttttatctgacc ATGTCAGTTGGACTAAATGTTGATTATGCTAACCCTTACACAAACCAAATCTTTCAAGAGGCTGTGGCCAGAAACGATTTTGCCGTAGtaaagcttttattaaaatttggaaTACATCCAAAACGAAACGAAAGAAATGTCCACGGCCTTACCGCTTTGCAACAAGCAGTTCTTGATGGTCATACTCGAATGGCAGTAATATTACTTGAGGGTGGTGCAGATATTGAAGCTAAAACATCAAATGGCTGGACATGTTTACATATAGCTGCAGCTATTGGAGACTTAGATATGCTAATAACTCTGATTGGGCATTGCGctgatttaattgctttaacaaaaaatgaagagTTACCCATTGATTTAGCTGCCacaaatgatataaaaattaaattagcaaaagaGATGTCTAGAATTGGTTATTCGGAGTTAGCGCAATGGTACATGAGAAAGTTAGCAGCTCAAGAAGGGATGTTATACGTTTTATCTACAGATACACTTCTTGATATGGCTTGCGATGACAACTACGATAGCAATAATACCTATCCCTATGTAATTCGAAATATTAAATACGAACATGAAGAAGTTTTTACTGATTGTGAAACAGTTCCTTTCTTTAATAATGAGTgtaacgaaaataaaaatttttggcaAGTTGATCaagaaaaaatgaagtatttgtCTTCGTCAAGTGGATATGTATCTGAAATGatgtttgataaaaacaaagatgaatttattaaaatgggCGTGAAATCGTGTTCTGTCAACAACTCTCCGATTCATAAAAATGAAGAGCAGCAAGCCTCTTTTTGTGATGAATCTGAAATGTATGGAAACAGCGATACTTTAAGAAGAACGGCAAGTATGAGGGCACACTCACAAACAATACAACGTAATCCAAGCAAGCTTGAATTACATATTGATTACACAAATAGTGCTGAAGACGACGAAGATGACCCAGAAATAAGTCCAGCCAGTCAAGAaacaagtttattaattttaaaaccagaagAAAACTGCAACAATCGTAGTTCGAATAATCAAATTCGAAACGTGCGATTTGATAACTTTGATAATGCCAATGAATTTTGCAATTGtccaaattgcaaaaaaatggGATACGCTTTTTCTCCAGACATTCGAGTTACGGGACGAAAATTAGTTCAAGTTCAAGAAACAGCTGTTAATAGAGAAGAGTTCTCTAGATTTAGTTATTCTTTCAATAATGGGAGAGCTACAGGTTACCCTAGTTCTCAATACTACCCGGCGACAACTACAAACACGTATAGTAACTACGGAAATCACGAAAAGCCAAGGAAACGAAGAAATAAGTTACTATCAggaattaaatcaatttttaaggAAAGCATTAAAGTTCAAAAAGGTAGCGCGGAACCAATTGTTAACGACGCAGGAATCCTTTTTGCTGTGTCGTTAAGAGATCGAAACAAATCAAGATCTATTAGACAAAAACAATCAGTGCGTAAAAGTAATTCGTTTTCAGAAAAATCATCCCATAAAGAAAACTATAACGAAGAATTTGTGTTATTTTCACACGAACATGTAGTTCGTGCTCCTAGTTTTCCGTGTGATATACTTAATTCATCTAAAATGCCATTAACAACAGAAAGCACAGTCCGATGCGAATTTAAACGGTGTACAGactattttaatgataatgaaGTTGAGGAAAGTGTGTTTGATTTGCAATCATCTTTGCGCGACGACCGTATAAACATTATGATGTCTAAAGAACAAGAGAACAAGCTTAGCATTAGTAGAAATGGactaaatatcaataaaaatggattgggtataaataaaaatgtgttgGGTACGAACAAACTTGATTCGAGTACCGATGaagatttaattctttaa